Proteins encoded within one genomic window of Haladaptatus sp. QDMS2:
- a CDS encoding MFS transporter, producing the protein MTGVSSTRRLRMLLLIATAELLIMSLWFSATAAAPELAAAWDLTPAETAWLTNAVQLGFVTGALLSAAFTISDVITPKYLVAGAALVGAAATAAIAAFVESLLPAVVLRFLTGMMLAGVYPPGMKLMAGWFRAGRGMAVGVLVGALTVGSALPHLIRVIGGVDNPRLVLFGAAGVATVGAALALFVTEGPYQSPAAPFDPRAVVRILRDRPTLLANGGYFGHMWELYAVWTWIPVFLVASLAAGTPGSQRTAGLLAFGTIAIGGAGAMVAGLAADRLGRTTVTSVSMGVSGLSCLAAGFVFGAPLWILAPFVLLWGFTIVADSAQFSVAVTELAESSYVGTALTLQTALGFLLTIASIQLVPVLVDLVGWQWAFAPLAIGPLLGTLSMLRLRLRPEATRLAGGKK; encoded by the coding sequence ATGACGGGCGTTTCGTCCACCCGCCGTCTTCGGATGCTCTTGCTCATCGCCACGGCGGAGCTTTTGATAATGTCGCTGTGGTTCTCGGCGACGGCGGCGGCCCCGGAACTCGCCGCGGCGTGGGACCTCACGCCTGCGGAGACGGCGTGGCTCACGAACGCCGTCCAACTCGGCTTCGTCACCGGGGCACTCCTCTCTGCGGCGTTCACCATCTCCGACGTGATTACGCCGAAGTACCTCGTCGCCGGTGCGGCCCTCGTCGGCGCGGCGGCAACCGCCGCCATCGCCGCGTTCGTCGAATCGCTCCTTCCCGCCGTCGTCCTGCGCTTCCTGACCGGCATGATGCTCGCCGGCGTCTACCCACCGGGGATGAAACTCATGGCCGGGTGGTTCCGCGCCGGGCGGGGCATGGCCGTCGGCGTTCTGGTCGGGGCGCTCACCGTCGGCTCGGCCCTGCCCCACCTCATCCGCGTCATCGGCGGTGTCGACAACCCGCGACTCGTCCTCTTCGGCGCGGCGGGCGTCGCCACCGTCGGCGCAGCCCTCGCGCTGTTCGTGACCGAAGGCCCCTACCAGTCGCCCGCCGCCCCGTTCGACCCGCGCGCCGTCGTCCGCATTCTTCGTGACCGTCCGACCCTGCTCGCGAACGGCGGCTACTTCGGCCACATGTGGGAACTCTACGCCGTCTGGACGTGGATTCCCGTCTTCCTCGTCGCCAGCCTCGCCGCCGGAACCCCCGGCTCACAGCGAACCGCCGGCCTGCTCGCCTTTGGCACCATCGCCATCGGCGGCGCGGGCGCAATGGTCGCCGGCCTCGCCGCAGACCGCCTCGGTCGAACCACGGTCACGAGCGTCAGTATGGGCGTGAGCGGCCTGAGCTGTCTCGCCGCCGGGTTCGTCTTCGGCGCACCGCTCTGGATTCTCGCGCCGTTCGTCCTCCTCTGGGGATTCACCATCGTCGCCGACTCCGCCCAGTTCTCGGTCGCGGTCACGGAACTCGCCGAATCGAGTTACGTCGGGACGGCGCTCACCCTCCAGACCGCCCTCGGCTTCCTGCTCACTATCGCCTCGATTCAACTGGTTCCTGTCCTCGTGGACCTCGTCGGCTGGCAGTGGGCGTTCGCCCCACTCGCGATTGGGCCACTGCTCGGCACGCTCTCCATGTTGAGACTTCGGCTGCGCCCGGAGGCGACGCGATTGGCTGGTGGGAAAAAGTGA
- the rnz gene encoding ribonuclease Z, producing the protein MRVTFLGTSGAVPTTERNPSALMVNREGERLLFDAAEGTQRQMMRFGTGFAVSHLFVTHLHGDHVLGIPGLVQTWDFNGRDDPLTIHTPTGTRREIRNLVEATGARPSYPVHINEVEPDEVAHGGEEYEVRTFETDHRTTSVGYALVEEDRKGRFNRERAEELGVPVGPLFQELHAGNPVELDDGTVVEPEQVVGEPRPGRRVVYTGDTRPAQSVVEAATDADLLIHDATFDDERADRARETGHSTGTEAGEVAQQAGVKRLALTHISSRYAGNAGAIHSDAVAAFDGDVFVPHDGQTVDVPYPDD; encoded by the coding sequence ATGCGCGTGACGTTTCTCGGAACGAGTGGGGCGGTGCCGACCACCGAGCGCAATCCCAGTGCGCTGATGGTCAACCGCGAAGGCGAGCGATTGCTGTTCGACGCCGCCGAAGGCACCCAGCGACAGATGATGCGCTTTGGAACCGGTTTTGCCGTCTCTCACCTCTTCGTCACGCACCTCCACGGGGACCACGTCCTCGGGATCCCCGGCCTCGTCCAGACGTGGGATTTCAACGGCCGCGACGACCCGCTCACCATCCACACGCCGACGGGAACCCGCCGCGAGATTCGCAACCTCGTCGAAGCCACGGGCGCACGCCCCTCCTACCCCGTCCACATCAACGAAGTCGAACCGGACGAGGTCGCCCACGGGGGCGAGGAGTACGAAGTCAGAACCTTCGAAACAGACCACCGCACCACCTCGGTCGGTTACGCCCTCGTCGAAGAAGACCGCAAAGGGCGGTTCAACCGCGAGCGCGCAGAGGAACTCGGCGTCCCCGTCGGGCCGCTGTTTCAGGAACTCCACGCGGGCAACCCCGTCGAACTCGACGACGGCACGGTCGTCGAACCGGAACAGGTTGTCGGCGAACCCCGCCCCGGCCGCCGCGTGGTCTACACCGGGGACACTCGCCCCGCCCAGAGCGTCGTCGAGGCCGCGACGGACGCAGACCTGCTCATCCACGACGCGACGTTCGACGACGAACGCGCCGACCGCGCCCGCGAGACGGGTCATTCGACTGGCACCGAGGCGGGCGAAGTCGCTCAGCAAGCCGGCGTCAAACGCCTCGCGCTTACGCACATCTCTTCGCGCTACGCCGGGAACGCCGGGGCCATCCACAGCGACGCTGTTGCCGCTTTCGACGGTGACGTGTTCGTCCCTCACGACGGGCAAACCGTGGATGTCCCCTACCCGGATGACTGA
- a CDS encoding D-glucuronyl C5-epimerase family protein, which yields MSDQPSKRGPRPSRRHLLALGASLGLAGCMDITSGFEKWRQDGPATTSTNTPAATSTATPQTETATETETETPEPVEEAVNGVPIKRTEFTYRELPYEERPQFFGQYRDAKPQCDKTVSQVNELPDLIPATVGDHTGHFPLRTTRWLLRCLHCYRESGKQGYLDRAEEFSQALVDDAAIGPNDGIYFSYRLDKAGSSADLKAPWYSGMCQGVGLSAYTYFHELTGDDKYLDLAERVFQTFKSVKRTTDGPWTTMVDPNGYYWVEEYPFEPPTHVINGKCIGIWGLYDYWLHTESAEAKLLLDATLTTVQNYADHWRVPGEVSYYGLDGYRRWQLGQTDRYPDPYRGNDYYHGVHLIQIDKLYKLTGDEFFKQMWERYKSDDPGDMS from the coding sequence ATGAGCGACCAGCCCTCCAAGCGTGGTCCTCGACCGTCTCGACGACACCTGCTCGCGCTCGGCGCGTCACTCGGCCTCGCGGGGTGCATGGACATCACCTCCGGGTTCGAAAAGTGGCGACAGGACGGGCCTGCGACCACTTCGACGAACACCCCGGCAGCGACGTCGACCGCAACCCCACAGACTGAGACGGCCACAGAGACGGAGACAGAAACGCCCGAACCGGTCGAAGAAGCCGTAAACGGCGTCCCAATAAAGCGCACCGAGTTCACGTATCGCGAACTGCCCTACGAAGAACGTCCTCAGTTCTTCGGGCAGTACCGTGACGCGAAGCCACAGTGTGACAAAACCGTCTCACAGGTCAACGAACTGCCCGACCTCATCCCGGCGACGGTCGGCGACCACACCGGTCACTTTCCGCTCCGGACGACACGTTGGCTGCTTCGCTGCCTGCACTGTTATCGCGAAAGCGGAAAACAGGGCTACCTCGACCGCGCAGAGGAGTTCTCCCAGGCGCTCGTAGACGACGCCGCGATTGGCCCAAACGACGGCATCTACTTCTCGTATCGTCTCGACAAGGCGGGGTCGAGCGCCGACCTGAAAGCGCCGTGGTACTCGGGAATGTGCCAGGGCGTCGGCCTCTCTGCATACACTTACTTCCACGAGCTCACGGGCGACGACAAGTACCTGGACTTAGCAGAGCGGGTGTTCCAGACGTTCAAGTCCGTAAAGCGGACCACTGACGGCCCGTGGACGACGATGGTCGACCCAAACGGCTACTACTGGGTCGAGGAGTATCCCTTCGAACCGCCGACGCACGTTATAAACGGCAAGTGTATCGGCATCTGGGGGCTGTACGACTACTGGCTGCACACCGAATCTGCGGAGGCGAAGTTACTCCTCGACGCCACGCTCACCACGGTGCAGAACTACGCCGACCACTGGCGCGTCCCCGGTGAAGTGAGCTACTACGGACTCGACGGCTACCGGCGCTGGCAACTCGGCCAGACCGACCGGTATCCGGACCCGTACCGTGGCAACGACTACTACCACGGCGTCCACCTCATCCAGATAGACAAGCTCTACAAGCTCACCGGCGACGAGTTCTTCAAGCAGATGTGGGAACGCTACAAGTCGGACGACCCCGGCGACATGTCCTGA
- a CDS encoding MFS transporter — MTEARRTVGVILAWQVAASVCYYSVFAATGLIQSGFGLSKFSLGIVVSTLTLGYTLFLFPMGAAVDGLGEKRVMIGGLVALALGVLGVTLASSFAFLLGAVFALGAAYASAMPATNRAIVEGVPDSHRNLALGVKQVGVSAGAGASALVVTGLAARAGVPWDAGFYVAAGLAFFVTAAFSRGYPNEHDGSGTISIPDVRGLADNRAYVLLIVGGLFLAATLFTMTGYLVPYLTESVSISVGVAGLTLALVQVMGSTGRVAFGGLADRLPGDPVNASALIMVVLAICSAALFFVLPMMDARFAAIAVFALLGLSVLGFTGLYHASVTMLVAPSEVGAATAGAQTALNSGALVIPPLFGYVADASGYAAGWRVLVVFALLAAVFFGGVVKQTA, encoded by the coding sequence ATGACTGAGGCACGGCGAACCGTCGGCGTCATTCTCGCCTGGCAAGTCGCCGCGAGCGTCTGCTACTACAGCGTGTTCGCCGCCACCGGACTCATCCAGTCTGGATTCGGGCTCTCTAAGTTCTCCCTCGGTATCGTCGTCTCGACACTCACTCTCGGGTACACCCTGTTTCTGTTCCCGATGGGGGCGGCCGTGGACGGCCTCGGCGAGAAACGCGTCATGATCGGCGGCCTCGTCGCCCTCGCGCTCGGCGTCCTCGGCGTCACTCTCGCCTCCTCGTTCGCCTTCCTGCTGGGGGCGGTGTTCGCGCTCGGGGCGGCCTACGCCTCGGCCATGCCCGCGACCAATCGCGCCATCGTCGAGGGCGTCCCTGATTCCCATCGCAATCTCGCTCTCGGCGTGAAACAGGTCGGCGTCTCCGCCGGGGCCGGGGCGAGCGCGCTCGTCGTCACCGGCCTCGCCGCACGCGCCGGCGTGCCATGGGACGCCGGGTTCTACGTCGCTGCCGGCCTCGCGTTCTTCGTGACCGCCGCGTTCTCGCGGGGCTATCCCAACGAGCACGACGGTTCGGGCACCATCTCGATTCCGGACGTGCGCGGCCTCGCCGACAATCGCGCCTACGTCCTGCTCATCGTCGGTGGCCTCTTTCTCGCGGCGACACTGTTCACGATGACCGGCTACCTCGTCCCCTACCTCACCGAATCCGTGTCGATTTCCGTGGGGGTTGCGGGCCTCACCCTCGCGCTCGTGCAGGTGATGGGGAGCACCGGTCGGGTGGCCTTTGGCGGCCTCGCAGACCGCCTCCCGGGTGACCCCGTGAACGCCAGCGCCCTCATCATGGTCGTGCTCGCGATCTGCTCTGCGGCGCTGTTCTTCGTCCTGCCGATGATGGACGCCCGCTTCGCCGCCATCGCCGTGTTCGCCCTGCTCGGCCTCTCCGTCCTCGGGTTCACGGGTCTGTACCACGCCTCTGTGACGATGCTCGTCGCACCGAGCGAGGTGGGGGCGGCGACCGCCGGCGCACAGACCGCGCTCAACTCCGGCGCGCTCGTCATCCCACCGCTCTTTGGCTACGTCGCGGACGCGAGCGGCTACGCCGCCGGGTGGCGCGTGCTCGTCGTCTTCGCCCTGCTCGCGGCCGTCTTCTTCGGCGGCGTCGTCAAGCAAACCGCGTGA
- a CDS encoding DUF460 domain-containing protein, translated as MSTRTSALDALIFGVDVQSGDIRGDAPSFALVAFEGESLDRDVVTFRKLCRLIQREKPAIVATDNMYELAADKDALVHFLQELPSETKLVQVTGDERPEPLSRVAARHGVPYGKDPMKEAEAAARLAAANVGYEVSAFTNTTRIKVSRGRSTGKGGWSEDRFTRRIHGAVRTRSREVEATLKDVGLDFEKDVTEKYGGYANAVFRVEGRPDEIPVTTHRSGDVRVEMERERRDGIEFRPLAKRRDHVLVGIDPGTTTAVAIVGLDGEVLDVLSTRTADTADVIEWIIEHGRPILVAADVTPMPETVEKIRRSFNAAAWVPQRDLPVDEKQHRTRQEGYDNDHERDAMAAALFAYDAHEDQFDRIAKKVPAPVDRGEVTARVVAGGESVEGVLDDLLAEDDSEEQQSEHTERELTKEEKRIKRLEAQVNRLQSHVEDLRNTIATKNERVQEYEKELSTARREERKEARERREITRLERETDRLKRELATEKETSEKLRDKLERLKELWRIDHSNFADVAAENEDLVSVKPIAQFTKGAIADTQERYGLAKADVILLRDASGAGRSTAEALAATEPRVVLKYGMLSDAADAVLFEHDIPVGSAEEVSIQEIDDLAVARESDVEAVIDAWNERAEEREKAQQEAMIDRLISEHRAGHGESD; from the coding sequence GTGAGTACTCGAACGAGTGCCCTCGACGCCCTGATTTTCGGGGTCGACGTGCAAAGCGGCGACATCCGGGGTGATGCGCCTTCCTTCGCCCTCGTCGCCTTCGAAGGAGAGTCGCTCGACCGCGACGTCGTCACTTTTCGCAAGCTCTGTCGGCTCATCCAACGCGAGAAGCCGGCCATCGTCGCGACTGACAACATGTACGAACTCGCGGCGGACAAGGACGCCCTCGTCCACTTCCTGCAGGAACTCCCGAGCGAGACGAAACTCGTCCAGGTGACCGGCGACGAGCGCCCGGAACCGCTCTCTCGGGTCGCCGCCCGTCACGGCGTCCCCTACGGCAAGGACCCGATGAAGGAGGCGGAGGCCGCTGCCCGCCTCGCCGCCGCGAACGTGGGGTACGAAGTCTCTGCGTTCACCAACACGACGCGAATCAAGGTCTCGCGGGGCCGCTCGACCGGCAAGGGTGGCTGGAGCGAAGACCGCTTCACGCGGCGGATTCACGGCGCGGTCCGCACCCGGTCCCGTGAGGTCGAAGCCACGCTCAAGGACGTTGGCCTCGACTTCGAGAAGGACGTTACCGAAAAATACGGGGGGTACGCGAACGCCGTCTTCCGGGTCGAAGGCCGCCCGGACGAGATTCCGGTGACGACCCACCGCTCTGGCGACGTGCGCGTGGAGATGGAGCGCGAGCGACGCGACGGCATCGAGTTTCGGCCGCTCGCAAAGCGACGCGACCACGTCCTCGTCGGTATCGACCCCGGCACGACCACGGCGGTGGCCATCGTCGGCTTGGACGGCGAAGTGCTCGACGTCCTCTCTACGCGCACCGCGGACACCGCTGACGTCATCGAGTGGATCATCGAACACGGGCGGCCCATTCTCGTCGCCGCCGACGTGACGCCGATGCCCGAAACAGTCGAGAAGATACGCCGGAGTTTCAACGCGGCGGCGTGGGTTCCACAGCGCGACCTCCCTGTCGACGAAAAACAACACCGGACGCGCCAGGAGGGATACGACAACGACCACGAACGCGACGCGATGGCCGCGGCGTTGTTCGCCTACGACGCCCACGAAGACCAGTTCGACCGCATCGCGAAGAAGGTGCCCGCGCCCGTAGACCGCGGCGAAGTAACCGCACGGGTAGTGGCCGGCGGCGAGTCGGTGGAGGGCGTTCTCGACGACCTGCTGGCGGAAGACGACTCGGAAGAGCAGCAGTCAGAACACACCGAACGTGAACTGACCAAAGAGGAAAAGCGCATCAAGCGCCTCGAAGCGCAGGTCAACCGCCTCCAATCGCACGTCGAGGACCTTCGGAACACGATTGCCACGAAAAACGAGCGGGTACAGGAGTACGAGAAAGAACTCTCGACGGCCCGCCGCGAGGAGCGAAAAGAAGCCAGAGAGCGCCGCGAAATAACCCGTCTCGAACGCGAGACAGACCGTCTGAAACGCGAACTCGCCACGGAAAAAGAGACGAGCGAGAAGTTGCGCGACAAACTGGAGCGCCTGAAAGAACTCTGGCGCATCGACCACTCGAACTTCGCAGACGTTGCCGCGGAGAACGAGGACCTCGTGTCGGTAAAGCCAATCGCGCAGTTCACGAAGGGAGCCATCGCCGACACGCAAGAACGGTACGGCCTCGCAAAGGCGGACGTGATTCTCCTGCGAGACGCGAGCGGCGCGGGCCGGAGCACGGCTGAGGCGCTCGCGGCGACCGAACCGCGCGTCGTGCTCAAGTACGGGATGCTCTCTGATGCTGCCGACGCGGTACTGTTTGAACACGACATCCCCGTCGGGTCTGCGGAGGAAGTGTCAATTCAGGAGATTGACGACCTCGCGGTGGCGCGTGAAAGCGACGTCGAAGCGGTCATCGACGCCTGGAACGAGCGCGCAGAAGAACGCGAAAAGGCACAGCAGGAGGCGATGATAGACCGTCTCATCAGCGAACATCGTGCCGGTCACGGTGAGAGTGACTGA
- a CDS encoding bacterio-opsin activator domain-containing protein: MTRDTDVAQSEAITSKILETSPVGIAVFDGDARIVRVNDRLADLLGATKAEILKGASELQEWPVYDEDGNHVPKAELPIRQAILTGKPIYNQAYQVPRNDDELFWCSLSASPIFDEDGSVAFVVVSVEDITEAKRREQVLETQTQELETVNQINRIIRDINRSLVSATTRGEIEQAVCDCIVKSGLYAFAWIGERHSSGVGLVPRARAGVDDRYFATLERLATNHPERSESWPSTMALTTGELMFEPDVAATESIPESIRAESLRLGGESAVAIPLRYDETVYAVLVVASTREAAFAERELDVLTELGESIGYAINAIQARRLLFSNSVIELEFELTNRDAVFARLSKDGDCRIQFKQMVAGRDGSLLLYCGITGATAETIESLAGEFPEIEQCRLIRKDDEETLFEFVVFSPSAVKSLMDLGGHISATVADRGVSRIRVEFPPDADVRAAVNAVRDLYPDAKLVAKRERDNPVETTREFRHKLDEQLTDRQRSALRAAYYAGYFDWPRGSTAEEIAASMGISSATFHQHLRAALRKRFSAFFGDDTDETTNLIT, encoded by the coding sequence GTGACGCGCGACACCGACGTCGCCCAGTCAGAAGCGATAACGTCAAAGATTCTCGAAACCAGTCCGGTCGGTATCGCTGTTTTCGATGGAGACGCTCGAATCGTCCGCGTCAACGACCGCCTCGCTGACCTGCTGGGTGCGACGAAAGCCGAGATACTCAAGGGGGCGAGCGAGCTGCAAGAGTGGCCGGTGTACGACGAAGACGGAAACCACGTCCCGAAAGCAGAACTCCCGATTCGCCAGGCCATTCTCACGGGCAAACCGATATACAATCAGGCCTATCAGGTTCCTCGAAACGACGACGAGCTGTTCTGGTGTTCGCTGAGCGCCTCGCCTATCTTCGACGAGGACGGCTCCGTCGCGTTCGTGGTCGTCTCGGTAGAGGACATCACGGAGGCGAAACGACGCGAGCAGGTCCTCGAAACCCAGACCCAGGAGTTAGAGACGGTCAATCAGATAAACCGCATCATCCGCGACATCAACCGGTCGCTCGTGTCCGCGACCACGCGCGGAGAGATAGAGCAGGCGGTCTGTGACTGTATCGTGAAGTCTGGGCTGTACGCCTTCGCCTGGATTGGCGAGCGCCACAGCAGCGGCGTCGGGTTGGTCCCCCGGGCGCGGGCCGGGGTCGACGACCGCTACTTTGCGACCCTCGAACGACTCGCGACAAACCATCCCGAACGGTCCGAATCCTGGCCGTCCACCATGGCGCTCACGACGGGGGAGTTGATGTTCGAACCCGACGTCGCGGCCACCGAGTCGATTCCGGAGTCGATTCGCGCCGAATCGCTGCGACTCGGCGGCGAGTCGGCCGTCGCCATCCCGCTTCGCTACGACGAAACCGTCTACGCAGTGCTCGTCGTTGCGTCCACTCGAGAAGCAGCCTTCGCCGAGCGCGAACTCGACGTGCTCACCGAACTCGGCGAGAGCATCGGCTACGCCATCAACGCGATTCAGGCGCGACGGCTACTGTTCTCGAACTCGGTCATCGAACTCGAATTCGAACTCACGAACCGGGACGCTGTGTTCGCCCGTCTCTCGAAGGACGGTGACTGTAGAATCCAATTCAAGCAGATGGTGGCTGGCCGCGACGGGAGCCTGTTGCTCTACTGTGGCATCACGGGGGCAACGGCCGAAACCATCGAATCGCTGGCCGGTGAGTTTCCCGAAATCGAACAGTGCCGGCTCATCCGCAAGGACGACGAGGAGACGCTGTTCGAGTTCGTCGTCTTCTCCCCGTCAGCGGTCAAGTCGTTGATGGACCTCGGTGGGCACATCTCCGCAACCGTCGCAGACCGGGGCGTGAGTCGCATTCGCGTCGAGTTCCCACCAGACGCCGACGTCAGAGCGGCTGTCAACGCCGTCCGCGACCTGTACCCTGACGCGAAACTCGTCGCCAAGCGAGAACGCGACAACCCCGTCGAGACCACCCGCGAGTTCAGGCACAAACTCGACGAGCAGCTCACCGACCGCCAGCGCTCGGCGCTCAGAGCAGCCTACTACGCGGGCTACTTCGACTGGCCGCGGGGCTCGACGGCTGAGGAAATCGCAGCGTCGATGGGTATCTCCTCGGCGACGTTCCACCAGCATCTCCGGGCCGCACTCCGCAAACGCTTCTCTGCGTTCTTCGGTGACGACACTGACGAGACCACGAACCTAATTACATAG
- a CDS encoding AAA family ATPase has translation MDGPLWTDTHAPALSDLPQPEVRDYLTRAVDEPINLVLHGPQGSGKTAAVRALAREAHDDPDNDLVEINVADFFNRTKKEITNDPRFEHFLTGKSDLPKRDMINHVLKESASYAPVSGTYKTILLDNAEAIREDFQQALRRVMERHHKTTQFVVTTRQPTKLIPPIKSRCFPVPVRAPTAKESAEVLRRIVEAEEVEYEEDGIQYLAGYGGGDLRKAILGAQTTFEDAGEITMQTAYEALGEIGNKEQVETMVAKAEKREFTDARKILDDLLVDEGYSGSEILQDILGVARSRYSGDNLARLYEIAGEIDMDLAEGTSDRIHISHLLAEIGR, from the coding sequence ATGGACGGGCCGCTGTGGACCGATACGCACGCGCCGGCACTCTCAGACCTCCCCCAGCCGGAGGTCCGCGACTACCTCACGCGGGCCGTAGACGAGCCGATTAACCTCGTTCTGCACGGCCCACAGGGCAGCGGGAAGACCGCCGCCGTGCGTGCGCTCGCGAGAGAAGCACACGACGACCCGGACAACGATTTGGTAGAAATCAACGTCGCCGACTTCTTCAACCGAACCAAAAAGGAGATTACGAACGACCCGCGCTTCGAGCACTTCCTCACTGGAAAGAGCGACCTGCCGAAACGCGACATGATAAACCACGTCCTCAAGGAGTCTGCGAGTTACGCGCCGGTGTCGGGCACCTACAAGACCATCCTGCTCGATAACGCGGAAGCCATCCGCGAGGACTTCCAGCAGGCGCTGCGACGGGTGATGGAGCGCCACCACAAGACGACCCAGTTCGTCGTCACGACCCGGCAACCGACGAAGCTGATTCCGCCCATCAAGTCGCGCTGTTTCCCGGTTCCTGTCCGCGCACCGACGGCGAAGGAAAGCGCAGAAGTCCTGCGTCGAATCGTCGAAGCCGAAGAAGTCGAGTACGAGGAAGACGGCATCCAGTACCTCGCTGGCTACGGCGGTGGTGACCTGCGCAAGGCCATCCTCGGCGCACAGACCACGTTCGAAGACGCTGGTGAAATCACCATGCAGACCGCCTATGAGGCACTCGGCGAGATTGGCAACAAAGAGCAGGTCGAGACGATGGTCGCGAAGGCCGAAAAGCGGGAGTTCACGGACGCGCGCAAAATTCTCGACGACCTGCTCGTAGACGAGGGCTACAGTGGCAGTGAAATTTTACAGGACATCCTCGGGGTGGCGCGGTCGCGCTACAGCGGCGATAATCTGGCTCGGCTTTACGAGATTGCCGGTGAGATTGATATGGATTTGGCGGAGGGGACGAGCGACCGAATTCACATCTCGCACCTGCTCGCTGAGATAGGGCGGTAG
- a CDS encoding DUF4382 domain-containing protein — MSTKLIGSLLVAAMLVLAGCTGGMGPADDTTTAAGDGDPSETGTVNFFISDQENAISAFSHLNVTVDAVSFRKAGSDDGGDDEKSTTAETATTTAETTSAEATTQADTTTETETEAETETTETESEDGDDSGWETYEVDSKTFDLTELQGENAQKLAAFDLESGTYTEVRLHISDVDGTLKDGEEVSVKLPSDTLKIKSEFTLDAESEVDFVYDISVRSAGNSGKYVIQPVVKESGVNVPYTDIGSDEGDEETDSADGDLSLELVGDAVAGEEATVKVTQAGEPVANANVTVNGEAAGTTGEDGTVSFTVPVGSEVNVEATSGEAEGELDVSLEGTAGVSSDSLAPLA; from the coding sequence ATGTCTACAAAACTGATTGGTTCGCTGCTGGTGGCAGCCATGCTCGTGCTCGCTGGCTGCACCGGCGGCATGGGACCAGCCGACGACACCACGACGGCAGCGGGAGACGGTGACCCATCCGAGACGGGGACGGTCAACTTCTTCATCTCCGACCAGGAGAACGCCATCTCCGCGTTCTCGCACCTGAACGTGACCGTCGATGCGGTGTCGTTCCGTAAGGCGGGGAGTGACGACGGAGGCGACGACGAGAAATCGACCACGGCTGAGACTGCAACGACCACGGCTGAAACGACCTCGGCCGAGGCGACCACACAGGCCGACACGACAACCGAGACGGAAACCGAAGCCGAGACAGAAACCACGGAAACCGAGTCAGAAGACGGTGACGACTCCGGCTGGGAGACCTACGAGGTCGATTCGAAGACCTTCGACCTGACCGAGCTACAGGGTGAGAACGCACAGAAGCTCGCCGCCTTCGACCTCGAATCCGGCACCTACACCGAGGTTCGCCTCCACATCTCCGACGTGGACGGAACGCTCAAAGACGGTGAGGAAGTGTCGGTGAAACTCCCGAGCGACACGCTCAAAATCAAGTCCGAGTTCACGCTCGACGCCGAATCCGAGGTGGACTTCGTCTACGACATCTCCGTCCGTTCGGCGGGCAACAGCGGCAAATACGTCATCCAACCGGTCGTGAAGGAGTCCGGCGTGAACGTCCCGTACACCGACATCGGGAGCGACGAGGGTGACGAGGAAACCGACAGCGCAGACGGTGACCTGTCGCTCGAACTCGTCGGCGACGCCGTCGCCGGCGAAGAAGCCACCGTGAAAGTGACGCAGGCCGGCGAACCCGTCGCGAACGCAAACGTCACGGTCAACGGCGAAGCCGCCGGAACGACCGGCGAAGACGGAACCGTCTCGTTCACCGTCCCCGTCGGGTCCGAGGTGAACGTCGAAGCGACGTCAGGCGAGGCCGAAGGCGAACTCGACGTTTCGCTCGAAGGGACTGCAGGCGTATCGAGCGACTCCCTCGCCCCGCTCGCATAA